The Choristoneura fumiferana chromosome Z, NRCan_CFum_1, whole genome shotgun sequence DNA window AAACCTAATCCTGGTGGTGCTGGCGAGCGTGGTGTCCATCCTGCCGGCGGTGCAGGAGCACAACCCGCACTCGGGGCTGCTGCAGTCTTCCGTCGTCTCGCTTTACGTCATGTACCTCACCTGGTCCGCGCTGTCCAACTCGCCCAGCCCTTGCAACAGCATGATCGACCCGAACAATGTGAGTCTTTATATATCGACGATTATATATTTCCTATATTGGAGCGAAACTGTGCGTCTTTTGGTACTAAAGGTTGTCTATTCGGTGGGCAGTGAGCAGCAGTGAAAATTCTTGTGCTTTCCAACTAACTATTGAAAAGATCTGCTCTAACAAAATCAGATGCACAACTCGAATCTGCAATATACCGAAATGCAGCAGTCACTAAGTGCCTGAACCGCATTTAAGCAGGCATTGGAACAAACACCCGAGTGTCCAACTGCTTAGAGGCATTCGAAAGGGAGCGAATGCGGCTAGGGATTTTGCGTTTgaacacatttttaattaatctatttcaataatacatacgagtatacatTAACGACTATTTAACTGATTGTCTGTTTATACAtgtctaaaattatattatttatgttattatatttaaatatgcatTACCAGGATCATAAGGCAGATGTTTATTGGGTATGTACATTGTGAAAAAAGCATAATATTGTCCCAGTTTTATGAGACCTACAAATCCTTTAGGTAGATGCAGGCTAGTCGCCTTTTATCACCTCTGTTTCATTTTAATGTGTTTTGcacaaaattttaattgttcTGGCAATCACCATGTGTCATGAAGTCGCTAgcatgaattttattaattcgtttttaattaGGTTGTCATCCTCAATAGAGATATATCCTAAATAACCgctataagaaaaatattgaacaaTTAATGAATTTTCGTAATCTATTAAAAGcattttaaagtgattttacTGTGATTTATTATCGTCATAAAGCTTCCTTTAAATGTTAACCCACTTTCTAATGTAGCGCCACCCATTTAACACCTTTTGACTTCTTTTAAATCTGTGCCTCCATAGATAAGTGAAGTCACTCGAAATTTATTGAGACAACAGCGCCAGCGACATGTTTTGCTTCTTTAATGTGACATTACGACtacacctagtgccatccacgaagacgcgtgattttgttaaaattaaccatgacattgtaataagaaccacggcacctgagcacggcacgcgtcatcgtgaatgactctacctataaatcaaataaaattcgAGTGACGCTGACGATATCGTTTCATAAATTGTCGTTTTGATACTATTAGCGTTTACGatcacattttttaaacttcGAATGTGCAAGCGGCCCTAAGTGTAACAATTTAATATTAGCGTTAAACATAGCAGGTAGGTaatgaaataaaagttatttgaAGCATTGTCCAAGTTACTTATACCTTGAAACTAAATCATTGCTTCACTTTTCGTCTACAACTATTAACCCCTCGTATATCAGAACTatcagaagtaaaaaaaaactgcattcaagtCTCTTTTGGTTCAAAGAATACATATCTGTCTCTGGACATACGAGAGGTTAAAACTCAGGCATATAAGCATCTGCCATATAGTCGCGCCAGGCGTCTAGGTGTGTTACAGTGAGAATAATATAGGCTGTAGCGTAGCCCTAGTACACTACAATTTTTAATATAGATACTATAGCCAACATGTCCAGTCAAGGgcatacatatatgtatgttagcaagacgtcaaaaatatctatacaccttgaTCTATAGGTATACTAACTAACCATTAGATCGATGCATACATATATTTGATACtttggctgtatagatatttatgccttcGACTGTCCAAGAAAACAGGAATTTGCTTGTGTCATGTAGTCAATACAAGCAAAAtcttaatacttaataattattatttaatatgagaataaATTACGCTTGCCTTGTCTCTAGTCATCTAAGCTAGAGAGCGAGTGTTCTCACTCTAAAATGTACACTGGCGGCTGGCGCGACGACGCAACAGACTCCTTACACGCTGTGTCTGCGCAGGCGTCGTCGTTCGACAAGCAGGCTATCATCGGGATGGTGATCTGGGTGTGCAGCGTGCTGTACTCGTGCGTGCGCACCGCATCCGCCTCTTCCAAGCTCACCATGACTGACCACATCCTCGCCAAAGAAGGCACACAAGGTGAATATTCCAAATTACATATTCCTTAGTATATTATATGGATACTTGTTTGTTACTCTTACTAGTTTATCACAAACACGCATTATTTGAACACTggcatatatttttatacttgtttattacatactgtttttaattaaaataacgttCGGTCGAATGAGTGTCCTGTCAGTGTTCAAATAAATACTAATGATAATTTAATTCATTGACAAACTAACGCACGATTATGACTTTCTTGCGAACGAAACGCGCTGTCGACGGTGCGGCGTAAGGGCAAGGAGGGCTCATTGCTAACGAAGGTAACATATGCCCATTTAGATGCCTTCGCCTCGCTTATTCCATGTCATTAATCATTATCCTATTAGATGAATAACAAATTGTAAGGTCTGTTTACAGGTTCTTATAAtctacagtcaaccaatttgattcctaggccaccataGAACCTTACCATAGTAAATAGTTTTGGTTTGTCTATACTATAGCAATGCTTATtggatgacgtaaaatgtcagaatgacaaggttctgtggtgacctaggaatcaaattggttaacTATACAGTAGGGTGgagcgaatttttttttaatgctgaatGGTGCTAAAAAGTTGCGATTTTGTTAAAAGGTTtatgaaaaaactaaaaatattcaaacctaCAGAGCCCTCTACTTTCATTCAAAGCtttgaaaaaaatagttaagttAAATATGGTAAAATTATGTGTTTTTACCTAAAGTATGGTGTCATGTTATTCGAAATATGTATTACCTTAGTTTAAGTAAAGCGCCTTTGTAACGCGCTAAATGTAccaaaacttgaaatttaatagACTAGAAtcgtttaagtatgtttatatgACTTATAGCACGAAACTGTAtgtattgatacaattttttgatttaagtTGATGTCCCGTCGCCCGTCACTTTTCAGCGTAaaacaagtttatttatttttttgaaattacgaaattttcattcaaaaatcAAATCTTTGAGGTAAGGTAGAGGGCTTAAAACAtgtcgaaaaaataatttaaaaatatttatgtaagaaaCTAGTCCATATGCAAGTTTTAGAGGTATTCGAGACtgattaaaaaactttttttttatacataactaAACGCTACACCTTACTGTACAGTACAACCAGAATATTGCTATCGGTCGgaactcgtcggttttctttgttttcctGATGATTTAAGTGACAAAAGAAACAGAAaatctatctttttttttcgagcTCCGAGCGActttagcaaactagtttaagtgtgCCTTTAAAGGTATTTTACAAACTCGTTACGTTAGTCGGTTTAAACATCCctgctaatttaatttttgtaccaTAGTTTCTATTATTGATCCTCTACAGGCCTGTATAAATGGTTTAAGTCCATTTCAGTACTATCGGTGTTCTCATTTCATTCATAAATCATCATAAGTACTAACGAACAACTAGATATTATGTCATTTACAAGCTACatacttatacaaaaaataactgaaaacctaatAGTAGTTCATTCAGAATCGCGAGTAGAATAGGGTTACACTGAATTttaaagcaagttttttttattaaaaatattttttttcactgtgtccagtctaaaagttaccgAATCTTGCTTGAaccaattaaaacacttaatgAGGCTGCATGTGCtactttttagatttttaatacCGGCCATTTTTCTGCCAAACGATTTTGTGAAATGTCATGAACACTTAGTTTTTTACATCATGAATGTGAACCCCATTTAAGAGACCTATTGCCATTACAATAGAATTCAATAGATGCTTGAAATACCTTCGACTCCCTCGACATATTTTCATTATTAGGGTTTGATAACAAAATTACCAGTTGAAGGCTTTATTAAGTTAgtttaaccccctgtttcaccagccatttgattaaatttatctgacggataaatgtgatgccgtctctgtttgttttgttcgaatagacggagacggcatcacatttatccaacTAAAAtgaatcaatgggtggtgaaacagccctaagcCTTTTCTTTACATTCTCTAAAATTCAACCAACATAATTATTTGGCTATAAATGTTGTTGGTCTGTAAATTTGTTTTAAGAGtacaattttgtaaaatcccttttttatgTGACTGCTTTCTGATAGTGACATATAtatacagatctattgaataatgtttttccatcgtattttgtcggataagttcgtttttatcttgCTTTTTTAATTAGCTTCAGTTACTGAAGCTTTGAGCCTTTGAGCTTTTTAGCTTCagtcgagtactgccttttcgcaacgtaacgtttggcaacctgtttcatttcgcaactattcatttcgcaaactctaaaactgtaaatatttcaggatttatttcagggccatcgtgtagaaccctttaggttaggttaggttagttttataaaaatcctgaaatatttacagtttcagaaatattaaacagttgggaactgaaaagttgcgaaatgaatagGTTGCAAAcgttgccgaaacattagtaaaaacTGTTATTCGCTTCACTGTAACGAAGCCAAGTTCACTGAAGCAagttactgaagctaattgaaaaagcaagataaaaactaacttttccgacaaaacacgatggcaatacattattcactacatctataaCACAGATTTGATTGCCTAGGATTGCCCTGTATGTTAATATGCTTTCCCCATATTGTAGCTTTGTAGCAAAACTGTGTGTTGCCCTACAAattatacatactcgtatatttttGACGCGAACGCGAAGCTTGTGGGGCAGGTTTAGTTTACTACTAAAGACATGAGAAATGTCGATATAGTAGTGGTGGTGGCTTTGGTTTCCATAATAAAGGACTAGTGATACAAATAAACGTATCTGAAAAgcagctatttttatttttagttttaaaataaaattttcgtcttAACACTTTAGCTGTCTCTCGCTTTCGCCACTGTCATGGGTCGATACGTCCGTGCATTACAGGTAATGCACAAATGTACAGAATCATCCATTTCTGACGTCACGTAGACGTGGCAGAGCTAGTTTGCAGGTGCATTTCATTTAACGCACGGACAGTTAAAGTGTTAATTCTACATAACCAGATGTTGAGAACCTTACATAACACAATAGTTCAATGCAAAACATTCATATGGTAGAAATTATGTTATTGTCCTGAATATGTTGTTGATAACTATACAGATGTCCCAAGGCTATGCCACATGTAAagaaagtatcttaaatattgtagatagacAATTATACTGAAGAAAGACGTCATTTTTATGGGGACCTGTAATGCTCGACCCTGTACTGCTCATCCATaactgtacgacctgataatacaAACTCATTTTAGATtagaattatcaagtcgtacaatattaggtcgtgcattattagggAGTCCAAATGTTTGCTCGCCCTGTTATTGTAcgtcgttataatcggaatccaatcgaatcgaatcACCATAGATTTGTGTTTGGTTGTGctaggtccaattgtgaccatAACGCGCGAGCCAAGCGAGTGTAgggagcgtgccgcggcagcggccggcgaagcgccaggaccaaattaattattttctactaaatttattaatattcggtgtactTATCAATCGTGAGAATCGATCGAATCGAttgctgtcaaaagtgtgctccgattattaggtcgtacaaaatcaggttgccccatagcaccttgaacattatcggtacagggtgataaagctcgacccgtgttccaagtgacatgtgattgaattatcaggtcgtacaaaatcggtcgagcattgtccaggtcgtacaataactacacccaTTTTTATGTTCAAAACAATTGAAACTGCTTTcaaagaaattttaataatcccggtctgaaccgggaatcgaaccagccaaatataacaaaaaacattaattttgcgGTACTGATCAAAAGGCTCAATCATaaggattatttttttcctgaTCTTAAATATAAAAGGAAGACCATGTAATTTTACATTCATAATTTCAGGAAAATTAATacaattggttttttttttactatttggtGTGTTCGGTTCCCGGTTTAGACAGGGTATTTCTCACAAaactttgaatgcagtttaaattgtttttaaaatcaaaacgaaGTCTTCTTTAAGTAAAATTGTCGGtcttaaatatttaagatactttccctccatgtggcatatcTAGCCGTAGGATACTGTATATAGCACCATGCTAATCGATGCATGTGTTGTCTGCTCACTGAGCGCAGGGTATGATTCCATAGAGGGCGCGGGCGCCGACGGAGGCGAGAGCGGCGAGACCAAAGTGTTCGACAACGAGGGTGATGCCGTGGCCTACCCTTGGACTTTCTTCCACGTTGTCTTCGCCCTGGCAACTTTGTACTCCATGATGACTTTGACCAACTGGTACAAGTAAGTAATCTTAAATTGCCAATATTTTCTCTTACTGTTCAATTCACTAATAAATTAATCTTTTGTATACTGAGGTACAACGcctctgagggcctactccgaagttctaaaatcgaagttcgtgtcgtaccgcccctctcgctctcgtattgaatagtataagtgtcagagggaccgcacgacacgaacttctagtttcgagtttcatagtagccctgctgacactgAGAGAATGCACGATATACAgttgtagtgaataatgtttgttttgccatcgtattttgtcggaaatatcgtatttatcttgctttcgcaactagcttactgaactTTACTGACTATAATTGAGAAAGAAATGAACTTTTTTCCGACAATCATTATTAACTACATACCTACCTGAACTTGCGCAAAAGTGGAAGAGCGGTTCTGAACCATGAAATGTTTTACACGCCCCTTAATAACCTTATGTAGATCATTTCTAGCTCTAAAACCGGTTattcacttctgctgctgactgctATGTAGATCAGATGGATATCCTTGCCAAGTTGTTATTTTACCTTTGTTTCATAAACCCATGGCCAATATGttatttgaattgttttttttctgtacaaataCTTAAAGCAAAGGGATTAGTTATACCAAATGTTAGAAATAGTCTTGCATTCCATTGACCCGCATGAAACGGTTCTCTTCATCCTTCCTTCCTTGATCCTACGATTTTGGCCTTTGAGTAGTGTTTTTcagtatacaaataaaataacattattagtgATAGGACACTGTTTGTTTAAGGATTTTGAGTGAGCGAACGACACAGTAATGTGCTGTAAGGTATGAATAAGGGACTTAGAATTAGCGAGGTTCTTTTGTTCGTATTATTATGAAATGCTTTGACCCTTTGATCCTGCAgtgggttatttttttatgcttattttacacttatttttttgtcaacaGCCCAAGCTCCCAGCTTTCTAAGGAAAATATTGCGTCCATGTGGATCAAGATAACCTCATCGTGGCTCTGCATCGGCATCTACATCTGGACCATGATCGCCCCGGCCATCTTCCCGGATCGCGATTTCAGTTAAACTGGccactataatttattttatttaaattctaaatctttataagtaaataaaattgtaatcacTAAGTAGTTTCCGTTAAATTTAGAGATAGAAAAAGGAGATTGctattttacaataatatataattgATAGTAGAGTAGGACCAGCAATTCCAACATCCGTTCCAATgaacaatacatttttaaaaaaaccggccaagagcgtgtcggacacgcccaagatagggttccatagcaattataaaaaatcatatattatatagtatatttttctaaggatttcgtattgtgtacggaatcttccaagtttacgtatattttataccttaggctgctatttactcttactactaattctcaagcaatcttatccGTTATaaattactaccatcctgattttttttaaacttttccaccccacagtttagattttaggagggggggggggaggctcgactataatgaaaatttgcactttaaaattgaatatttcgcaaacatatcactgaatcgaaaaatcgtttaggcaaccccccaatggttttaaaatccctaaaaaagaattttattgtttcattattttaccactttgtcggcatgactgatatgtatattcatgtcgaattctagtactaacggactctgagcatagccgcggacagacagacagacggacagacatggcaaaactataagggttcctagttgactacggaaccctaaaacttttaggtaccatcagccaaataagtatggtctatcaatttttatataagttcctgtcaaatgaatatgtcgctaaagtcgaactttcaagttgacagacacgtctattggcattattgttttatgacgtgcaaacgaatatcaactttagggtggtagaccatatatttggctgatggcaccTGTTTTTTCTTCAGTAGTCAGCTTCAAATTTCGAATTCTACAAAAAGTTATAATTCAACGTAGATAATCCATACGtccataccaatattataaatgcgaaagtgagtgtttttgtatgtttgtccgtctttcacttcgaaacggagcgacggatcgacgtagaTTTTGCTTGTCTGAATTATAAGGTTGGCAGAATAAGGTTTGTTTCACATTGCTACTGCAAAGACTCGCTGGTCCTGCTCTATGTTGACATACCTTGTTTTCAATATTCTATCTACTACCAAACTCTTTAAGTGTGAGAAATAATCCCCTCATTCATAAAAAGTTGCAGTTTTCTGTGTCTGGAAAAGACGAATCGGTGTTAGGTCGTCACATTTGCACTAAGacctaattttcaaattatttaattcgaaGTAGATGTTACAACAACAGCTAGTGACAAAATGAAGACAAAACTATTGACTTGCAAAACCTAAGCTTCGCCGTCACCAGCGATAAGCTAGGAAGCTGAGGAGTTTGCGAGAAAAACTTCCTCtaatatgaaaacaaaaaatataagtatttttatgtgtGGACTTTTCGTGACACACCGCTGCTCCGCACATCTCCGGCGAATGTGCTGGTGCTACATAACAAGTGTTTTAGGGTAGTTATAGTTTGTATGTTCATATCTAAATAattgttgaaatatttaaagCTTGGCaatgtttaaaatacttaaCTGTGTCCTAGTCTTATTAAACTATGCGTttcattaaaacaataaattccGGTATTCgaatattgttttattgttcCTTTATATTGAATTAATCAACTTCCAGTTTTACTTACCTTAACATATTACTGTGTTAACAAATCCTTTTTCGCAGTTGGGTTTGTCAGTCAACGAAAGTCGACTGAGACCATTTGTGTACCTATGAGTACAGCAATTTTTAGTTAGTTGTGAGAATTCCAATTGCATAATGGATATGCTTAGGTTAGGAGATTTTTATTAAGTCTTCATCTTTATCAATGTCATATTTCAATAATTTGGCATATTTCAACAACAGTTTTCGCCAGTAGCATTTCACATCTTTTTCAGATAATGTGTCCCAAATCATTTCATATCCTCTCTGTGCAATTTCTTCAGCCAGTGAATCATTTTCTTTGAAAAAACTGATGTACTTTGCAATCTGTGACTGTGTAGCTGTCGGACTTACAGGTATGTAGTGTATCCATGGTTTTAAAGAAGGATAGAAAAATTCTTGCCAATCATTTCCCACGTGAAACACTAAAGACTTACAGAGAAACAAATGCTTCAGACGAAAACTTGCAGCAACTCCCCTATAGTTGAAAAGATACTTGTATTTACAATGTTCTTCAAATAATACCTCAGCAGCTGGCTCTGCATAAAGAGTGTCCTGCAATTATCATAAAGCCAACTATTATATCAGTTTAACAGAAAACAAatgtttaggggctgtttcaccatccattgattagtgttaactgacggttaaatgtgatgccgtctccgtctattcgaacaaaacaaatagagacaacatcacatttaaccgtcggttaacactaatcattggatggtgaaacagccccttagtcttgaACTTTATTCCCATTGACCTCAGCCATTGACAAAATGTCTTGTGAGTTAAAATAAAGGAATACTATGCTTGAGTTGGTAACGGTAATCGTTAACCATCAGGCAAACCATTTGCTTGTTTGCcccataccataaaaaaaaaacaatttgctaTAACCATAACtaattatatgtatgtagttACTTGGCACAGCACATGCTACGTGATCTATACTATGATACgtgtttttttagttaattgaatTTAAAGTTTCACAACAATGGAAATATTATGAAATTGTGCAAAATTGTATACCTTTTCAGATTTCCATGCTTGATTCTTAGTATATTGGGCATCAACTAAATGTGGTTTTGCTCGAGATAAAAGGATAAGAGCATCCCGCTCTTCGCTTGTTCTTGATCCTCTGAAAAAAGCTTTTGGTATTTTCTTACTCCAAGGCCACCTGAAAATTAGGTTTCAAAGATACAAACAGACATTACAAGATTTCAAAGGAATTACACTTCATTTAGGGGTTCAATAAGgaattttaatgtactttttggCAGCAGCAGAGATACTCAGTCTGTGTTTATCCCATCTACCAATACCCGTAGGATACAATGATATTGCAGGACCACCTTCCCAGAAACTCCATGCTGGATACATTATGTCGTAATAATCTTTAGTCTGAAAATAAAAGCCACTTGTttcatatttcatattttacataagtattttataaatttataaaaatgatcttaatcatcatcatctcatctccAATCTGTGTATGACCCACACAAtgggcacaggcatcctctcctaatgagagggcttagcaTGTTAGTCtcaatatgtaaaaaatatgtatcttaaaagtaaaaataatttttaaaaggttTTACCTTACTGAATGAAAACACAGGCGCCTTTACATGGCCCCAAGCATGGTTAACTTGGGGCCAATCTcttgtatttattataatttccaTATTAGGTAATTTTGGTGCCAGAGCACTTAAGTAATGTTCTACTCCAGCACATCGAGCAGGAAAATGACAATCTTTCTGACGATATAGTTTACCATTCAAAATctgaaacatatttaaaatgttcattgatacatatttttttattgttaaacaAGTATAAGAAACATGTAGTAAATGacagaaaaattataaatggGCATGCAATTTGAGGCACTTAATGCAGCAGCTACAGCCAGGGTTGAGGAAATCTTGAGAAGCACATGCTCTTATAAACTTAACACAATCAGTGccaacagtggcgtagctaggtggaCAAGGGCCCCAGTGCATAGAGAAAGGATCTGGCCCTCACCCTCACCCTCTCTTTCCATGTAGCTTGAACTTATGTTGGCCTTCAAAACCACACAATAACAAGCAGCACATGCTTATCGAGGATGTTTGGCACATGTGTTGAAATTCTTAAATCAGGAGTTCTGTAATTGTCGATgttcatttaaaaaacaaaaaaatatgttgtgCTCACAAGTTcttctctttttcttttaagctcctctcttttcaaagcttaggttagagggccccctgagctctggggccctggtgcactgcaccaTCTGGCCATACAATAGCTACATCACTTGAGTGCCAAGAACCTGACAGTTTGGTTCTGTATGTAGGTAGGCAGAAATACGCTACTGGTTACAAGCATAGTGCATAGCAATATGTGGTTGCAAATGTGTTAAGCTAATGAACACTTAGCAAAATAAgtgcttcatattttttttggactttgcatgtacctatgtatgaaaaaaaagattttcagtTCTATCATCAAAACATGAACATACTTGTTTTTATCAATAGACTTTTTTTCCAAACATTCCATGCTCGGTCCTTACTTGGTGTTCAACTTTATATTCTTGTTATTATTCTTTAACAGTAAAGAATATTGATCTTGCCTGATACTTAGTGGCCTTAGCTCGAGCTAATAAAAACATGTCATGCGTGATTCCATCCCGGAATGGGGCTAAATCTTGATCTATTACAGACTTGTGGCAGCTACAATTTCGCTTTAAACAGGGTACATATTTTACTGTGGCTATGTTCATATGTCTTCGAATTTGTGAAATCCATTCGTTACTTTCTGAAACCATGTTTACATACATCAACATCATACACGTTACTGGGTTTGTACTAtctatttactaaaaaaatctttaaaatatttttaaacattttaaagttGTGTTCCGTGGAATTTGTGGCTATTCATGTTTAACTAACGTACATTAAATTTTGTACTTAggcaattgtttttaaaataattaggcTCGGCTTTAA harbors:
- the LOC141428801 gene encoding O-glucosyltransferase rumi homolog isoform X1 translates to MINFYQLLLLYCFTVVTLSENDATCSSSDLCTENENKYDKESNEWISQIRRHMNIATVKYVPCLKRNCSCHKSVIDQDLAPFRDGITHDMFLLARAKATKYQILNGKLYRQKDCHFPARCAGVEHYLSALAPKLPNMEIIINTRDWPQVNHAWGHVKAPVFSFSKTKDYYDIMYPAWSFWEGGPAISLYPTGIGRWDKHRLSISAAAKKWPWSKKIPKAFFRGSRTSEERDALILLSRAKPHLVDAQYTKNQAWKSEKDTLYAEPAAEVLFEEHCKYKYLFNYRGVAASFRLKHLFLCKSLVFHVGNDWQEFFYPSLKPWIHYIPVSPTATQSQIAKYISFFKENDSLAEEIAQRGYEMIWDTLSEKDVKCYWRKLLLKYAKLLKYDIDKDEDLIKIS
- the LOC141428801 gene encoding O-glucosyltransferase rumi homolog isoform X2 codes for the protein MRHAQVLIYVQKMRTNMIKILNGKLYRQKDCHFPARCAGVEHYLSALAPKLPNMEIIINTRDWPQVNHAWGHVKAPVFSFSKTKDYYDIMYPAWSFWEGGPAISLYPTGIGRWDKHRLSISAAAKKWPWSKKIPKAFFRGSRTSEERDALILLSRAKPHLVDAQYTKNQAWKSEKDTLYAEPAAEVLFEEHCKYKYLFNYRGVAASFRLKHLFLCKSLVFHVGNDWQEFFYPSLKPWIHYIPVSPTATQSQIAKYISFFKENDSLAEEIAQRGYEMIWDTLSEKDVKCYWRKLLLKYAKLLKYDIDKDEDLIKIS